A portion of the Oryzias melastigma strain HK-1 linkage group LG1, ASM292280v2, whole genome shotgun sequence genome contains these proteins:
- the patl1 gene encoding protein PAT1 homolog 1 (The sequence of the model RefSeq protein was modified relative to this genomic sequence to represent the inferred CDS: added 66 bases not found in genome assembly), whose product MFRFQSLDDDCTLEEEDDGLVEEEDEIDQFNDDTFGAGAIDDDWQEEHKRLAELDERDGGAEPEEAEPGGAEPPSSSAGPPSLPSSLGFPSSSSDLPPRDADERAGGGELAESVARLILEADPAIAGVGAAEKPRPPPSLHGLQQPRPPQQQLPPGAPAPLASSVLSYQQQQHLLHRGSAPTAQVNSHSIWDSSLGFGPVSVPPALVTHMEDSPLMSIIKEVGLPKRPLQGRTEEGWDLSERVPPPRSSSPVIGSPPVRAVPIGTPPKQPMSHALNHQIHHPTAVHVRAPVQHRYPPPFPERLSPNTLLNIANSPLCRGPFPPRVLSQIQRAQLLNSQVAGFPRGGPAPPLLPGGGFRPFFGGPPPPHGHRMGPPPPIPPVRHNTTHLHPQHRRLLTQRLQSRGGDRVRSAGDRRPRDPYSNLMSQKEKEWVTKIQMMQLQSTDPYLDDYYYQNYYEKMEKRQEKERDSSRKEHATKLITPQVAKVEHTYRPVQFAGSLGKLTVSSVNNPRKMIDAVVTSRSDDEEKREKQVWNKRRQILYTVEKMFSLLLEVQDFEKRFVHTPEEERPALLEQHKTNTEQLSAALRDKDWEHRVSDDLCVMIMSVRKGKRLMARLLPFLPAAQAAAVVMAIARNLPTLAKKDKQDQVLCCLLDPVSAVVQSLSSSALTDLLQELQGSEGQLTTVLQNKFGVTLLYLILSEGERMQSSDPVCQLMDDNRWTELVFSVMRELLGVSSSSLSPPLFTPPNLLSVFSRYVDRQRLELLQDKLQISVSSR is encoded by the exons ATGTTTCGATTTCAG TCCCTGGATGACGACTGTAcgctggaggaggaagacgatGGACTGGTAGAGGAGGAAGATGAAATCGATCAGTTCAACGATGACACCTTTGGAGCCGGAGCCATCG atGACGACTGGCAGGAGGAGCACAAGCGTCTGGCTGAGCTCGACGAGCGTGACGGAGGGGCGGAGCctgaggaggcggagcctggaGGAGCAGAGCCCCCGTCCTCCTCTGCAGGTCCTCCCTCCCTCCCGTCCTCCCTGGGCTTTCCCTCGTCTTCCTCTGACCTTCCTCCTCGAG ATGCAGACGAGCGAGCGGGAGGCGGCGAGCTGGCAGAGTCTGTGGCCCGCCTCATCTTGGAGGCGGATCCCGCCATCGCCGGGGTCGGAGCGGcagagaagccccgcccccctcccagCCTGCACGGGCTGCAGCAGCCACGCCccccccagcagcagctgccCCCCGGAGCGCCAG CGCCGCTCGCCTCGTCTGTGCTCAGctaccagcagcagcagcacctgcTGCACCGAGGCTCCGCCCCCACGGCACAG GTGAACTCTCACAGCATCTGGGACAGCAGCCTCGGCTTCGGGCCGGTCAGCGTCCCCCCCGCGCTGGTCACGCACATGGAG GACAGTCCGCTCATGTCCATCATCAAGGAGGTGGGGCTTCCCAAACGACCTCTGCAGGGCCGGACCGAGGAGGGGTGGGACCTCTCTGAGCGGGTCCCGCCCCCACGCTCCTCCTCCCCTGTGATAGGCTCACCTCCTGTGAGGGCGGTGCCAATAGGGACTCCGCCCAAGCAGCCTATGAGCCACGCCCTGAATCACCAG ATCCACCACCCCACGGCGGTTCACGTGCGCGCCCCGGTCCAGCACAGATACCCCCCTCCCTTTCCCGAGCGCCTGTCACCCAACACCCTCCTCAACATAGCT AACTCCCCGCTGTGCCGCGGCCCGTTTCCCCCCCGGGTCCTGTCCCAGATCCAGAGAGCCCAGCTGCTGAACTCCCAG GTTGCAGGTTTCCCCCGTGGCGGCCCCGCCCCTCCACTGTTGCCGGGCGGAGGTTTCCGGCCGTTCTTTGGGGGGCCCCCTCCCCCACACGGTCACCGGATGGGCCCGCCCCCTCCCATCCCACCTGTGCGACACAACACCACCCACCTGCACCCGCAGCACCGCCGCCTGCTAACCCAGAGGCTGCAGAGCCGTGGGGG GGACCGAGTCAGGTCTGCGGGGGATCGGCGCCCCCGAGACCCCTACAGCAACCTGATGAGCCAGAAGGAGAAGGAGTGGGTCACCAAGATCCAGATGATGCAGCTGCAGAGCACCGACCCCTACCTGGACGACTACTACTACCAG AACTATTACGAGAAGATGGAGAAGCGTCAGGAGAAGGAGCGGgacagcagcaggaaggagCACGCCACCAAGCTCATCACGCCGCAGGTCGCCAAGGTGGAGCACACCTACAGGCCAG ACGCCGTGGTGACGAGCCGCTCGGACGACGAG GAGAAGAGGGAGAAGCAGGTGTGGAACAAGCGGCGGCAGATCCTGTACACGGTGGAGAAG ATGTTCAGCCTGCTGCTGGAGGTCCAGGACTTCGAGAAGCGCTTCGTGCACACCCCCGAGGAGGAGCGGCCGGCGCTGCTGGAGCAGCACAAGACCAACACGGAGCAGCTGAGCGCCGCGCTGCGTGACAAGGACTGGGAGCACAG AGTGAGCGATGACCTGTGCGTGATGATCATGTCTGTGAGGAAAGGGAAACGCCTCATGGCCAGACTCCTCCCCTTCCTGCCTGCTGCACAGGCCGCCGCCGTCGTCATGGCGATCGCCCGTAACCTCCCCACCTTGGCCAAGAAGGACAAGCAAGATCAG gtgcTGTGCTGCCTGTTGGATCCGGTTTCCGCCGTGGTTCAGTCGCTGTCAAGCTCCGCCCTCACCGACCTGCTGCAGGAGCTCCAGGGCAGCGAGGGTCAGCTGACCACGGTGCTGCAGAACAAG ttcGGCGTGACGCTGCTGTACCTGATCCTGAGCGAGGGCGAGCGGATGCAGAGCTCCGACCCCGTCTGTCAGCTGATGGACGACAATCGATG GACTGAGTTGGTGTTCTCGGTGATGAGGGAGCTGCTCGGCGTCTCCTCGTCATCGCTCTCCCCCCCACTCTTCACCCCCCCCAACCTGCTGTCCGTCTTCTCTCGATACGTGGACCGGCAGaggctggagctgctgcaggacaaGCTGCA AATCTCTGTGTCATCGAGGTAG